Part of the Flavobacterium alkalisoli genome is shown below.
CGGTACAATTGAACCAAGCGGTGAAGACTCTGATATAAACCCTGACCAGCTGGATAAAAAATATGCTTTTGAACCTGCTATATATATAGATGCAGAACAACAGCTTACAGAAAACCTTACCGTTAGCTATGGTCTTCGTTACAGTATGTTCTACAGGCTTGGTGCTCAGGATATGAATATTTATGCCAACAATCAGGCTGTTGTTTTTAACGACGATTTAAAAATCTATGAAAAAGCCACTCCTATAGATACTAAACATTATGGCAGCGGTGATGTTATAGCCGACTTCAATAATCTTGAACCTCGTGTAGGTATCGCTTATAAATTAAACGATGAGCAGTCGGTTAAGGCATCCTATAACAGGATGGCACAATACCTTCACCTTATAACCAATACCTCATCACCTACTCCGTTAGATGTTTGGGCTCCAAGTGATGATTACTTAAAACCGCAAACACTTGACCAGTATGCTGTAGGATACTTCAGAAACTTTAAAGACGCTGCTTACAGCCTTGAAACAGAAGTATACTATAAAAAGATAAAAAACAGGCTTGACTATATTGACGGAGCCAACCTTATTGCAAACGATGCTATCGAACAGGTTGTACTACCGGGTAAGGCAAGATCTTACGGACTTGAAGTATTGTTTAGAAAAAATACAGGTAAGCTAACAGGATGGATATCTTACACTTTATCCCGTACTGAACAGCAAACACCGGGCAGAACTCCAAATGAGCTGGGAATTAATAATGGCGACTGGTATTTTGCCGGATATGACAAGACACACAACCTTTCTGTTACCGGAAGTTATGAACTTAACCCTAAATGGTCGTTTGGTGCGATATTCGCCCTACAGTCGGGTCAGGCAGTAACCTACCCTAACGGATATTACCAGTACGGAGATGTTGTAGTACCTAGTTTTGGCGCAAGAAACATGGACAGAAACCCTGCTTACCATCACCTGGATGTATCGGCAACTTACACTCCTAAACCTGAAAAGAAAAAAGGATGGCAGGGAGAATGGGTATTTAGTATTTATAACCTTTACAATAGGATGAATGCAGCTTCTATCACGTTCAGGCAAAATGAAGATACAGGAGCCAATGAGGCTGTAAGGCTTTCTATTTTTGGTGTTATACCAAGTGTTACGTATAACTTTAAATTTTAAGGAATCGTCATGAAAAATATAAAATTCATATTAGCAATAGTAACCATAGCCTTCTTCACTAGCTGTGAAGAGGTAGTTGATGTAGATCTTGAAACTGCACCACCACGCCTTGTTGTTGATGCTTCTCTTGACTGGGTTAAGGGTACCGATGGTAGCGAACAAACTATAAGACTAACCACTACAGCAGGATATTATGAGCCTGAAGTACCTGTTGTATCAGGTGCTACGGTATTTGTAACCAATTCAGCAGGAACAATATTCGATTTTGTTGAAAATCCGGGTACAGGACTTTATAACTGTATTAATTTTGAGCCTGTAATTGGTGAGAATTATATACTTACAGTAATTTCAGGGGGACAAACCTTTAAAGCTACAGAAACACTTTATGCCTGCCCTGATATTACTGAGATTGTACAGAACAACGAAGGAGGTTTTCTTGGTGACGCAGTGGAGGTACGATTCTTTTTCCAGGATAACGGAGAGGAAGACAACTGGTACCTGAGCCGTTTTGATGCTCCGGTTATTCCCTACCCTGACTATGATGCCATAGAAGACCGTTTTAATCAGGGGAATGAAATATTTAACTTTTTTAGTGATGAAGATCTGGAACCGGGTCAGGTTGTAAATATAAGTCTTCATAGTAGCTCTGAAAGGTATTATAACTATATGAGACAGCTAATCGAAATTGCCGAAGGGGGTGCGGGTAGTGGTCCGTTTCAGGTACCGCCGTCTACTGTAAGAGGTAATTTGGTTAATCAAAATGATATTAATAATTATGCTTTGGGGTACTTTCGTGTAACTCAGGCTGTAAAAACTGATTACACCATTCAATAATAGCATAGTTTTTGCGTTAGTTTTTTCAGCAAACC
Proteins encoded:
- a CDS encoding DUF4249 domain-containing protein; its protein translation is MKNIKFILAIVTIAFFTSCEEVVDVDLETAPPRLVVDASLDWVKGTDGSEQTIRLTTTAGYYEPEVPVVSGATVFVTNSAGTIFDFVENPGTGLYNCINFEPVIGENYILTVISGGQTFKATETLYACPDITEIVQNNEGGFLGDAVEVRFFFQDNGEEDNWYLSRFDAPVIPYPDYDAIEDRFNQGNEIFNFFSDEDLEPGQVVNISLHSSSERYYNYMRQLIEIAEGGAGSGPFQVPPSTVRGNLVNQNDINNYALGYFRVTQAVKTDYTIQ